In the Centroberyx gerrardi isolate f3 chromosome 9, fCenGer3.hap1.cur.20231027, whole genome shotgun sequence genome, one interval contains:
- the LOC139928090 gene encoding small ribosomal subunit protein eS27-like — translation MPLAKDLMHPSFAEERRRHKKKRLVQSPNSYFMDVKCPGCYRITTIFSHAQAVVPCGGCSLVLCQPQGGKCRLTAGCSFRRKHS, via the exons ATGCCT TTGGCTAAGGATCTGATGCACCCCAGTtttgcagaggagaggagaagacacaaGAAGAAGAGGCTGGTGCAGAGCCCCAACTCCTACTTCATGGATGTTAAGTGCCCAG GCTGCTACAGGATCACCACCATCTTCAGCCATGCCCAGGCGGTGGTGCCTTGTGGCGGCTGCTCCCTCGTCCTCTGCCAGCCTCAGGGGGGGAAATGTCGACTAACTGCAG GCTGCTCCTTCAGAAGGAAACACTCCTGA
- the LOC139928086 gene encoding ras-related protein Rab-8A, with protein MAKTYDYLFKLLLIGDSGVGKTCVLFRFSEDAFNSTFISTIGIDFKIRTIELDGKKIKLQIWDTAGQERFRTITTAYYRGAMGIMLVYDITNEKSFDNIKNWIRNIEEHASADVERMVLGNKCDVNDKRQVSKERGEKLALEYGIKFMETSAKANINVENAFLTLARDIKAKMDKKLEGNNPQSNQGVKITEQPKKSSFFRCTLL; from the exons ATGGCGAAGACTTACGATTACTTGTTTAAACTACTTTTAATCGGCGATTCAGGCGTCGGGAAGACCTGTGTGCTATTCAGATTCTCAGAAGATGCCTTCAACTCGACGTTTATCTCCACCATAG gTATTGACTTCAAGATCAGAACAATAGAACTAGATGGAAAGAAGATCAAGCTACAAATATG GGACACAGCAGGGCAGGAGCGGTTCAGAACCATCACAACAGCCTACTACAGAGGAGCCATG GGCATCATGTTAGTGTACGACATCACCAACGAGAAGTCGTTTGACAACATCAAGAACTGGATACGGAATATAGAAGAG CATGCCTCAGCAGATGTGGAAAGGATGGTCCTTGGGAACAAATGTGATGTCAATGACAAACGACAGGTGTCcaaagaaaggggagagaag cTGGCACTGGAGTACGGCATAAAGTTTATGGAGACCAGTGCAAAGGCCAACATCAACGTGGAGAAT gCCTTTTTGACCCTTGCCAGAGACATCAAGGCAAAAATGGACAAGAAGCTG GAGGGCAACAACCCACAGAGCAACCAAGGTGTGAAGATTACAGAACAGCCCAAGAAGAGCAGCTTCTTCCGCTGCACGCTCCTGTga
- the hsh2d gene encoding hematopoietic SH2 domain-containing protein homolog, whose translation MEGGQSQGHDAAFTWFTELQLQSVIRNGIVPEWFHGIISRKTAEELLLPKPPGYFLIRVSESRIGYTLSYRAEDRCRHFMIDALKDGHYIIVGETTHHRFLQDLVDFHRRTPIMPFHEVLTVPCGQISQDNTDYAELLFPKRHLPNPDPSPLQHNSLHPNNKTHLKPQEVVPPALPHRPTTLTNSAVLSPNVAMTPAVPNSKPNTLYPSLEHELSHFISQIPAMPVPMPRKRYTAQADQPPEVPARTAAPPQKQNQACTRTISAPRPTERHAAAQWTGQQEEDQPRNTDRTQDVKPSVVTNLMNLRRKFQKRRSMSHTYAEISAEAEGRQEGRLGGPEAGDGNGNDENEYQEISGEQIINQPPFSNAGPAKRLTDSGLPQEYQPPPPFAPGY comes from the exons ATGGAGGGGGGTCAGTCCCAGGGACACGACGCTGCCTTCACCTGGTTCACTGAGCTGCAGCTCCAGTCTGTTATCAGGAATGGAATAGTTCCAGAGTGGTTCCACGGTATAATTTCCAGGAA GACCGCAGAGGAACTATTGCTGCCCAAACCTCCAGGCTACTTCCTCATCCGAGTCAGTGAGAGCAGGATCGGCTACACACTCTCATATCG TGCGGAAGACCGTTGCAGACACTTCATGATTGATGCGTTGAAGGATGGCCATTATATCATCGTAGGTGAGACGACGCATCACCGGTTTCTGCAGGACCTGGTGGACTTTCACCGCAGGACTCCCATCATGCCATTCCACGAGGTGCTGACTGTCCCATGTGGACAG ATCTCACAGGACAACACTGATTACGCAGAGCTACTGTTTCCCAAAAGGCATCTACCGAACCCTGACCCCAGTCCACTACAACACAACTCTCTGCATCCCAACAACAAGACTCACCTAAAACCACAGGAAGTCGTCCCACCTGCACTTCCTCATCGACCGACTACACTGACGAACTCTGCAGTCCTTTCTCCAAATGTTGCCATGACGCCTGCTGTCCCtaacagcaaaccaaacacacTTTACCCAAGTCTGGAACATGAATTGTCACACTTCATCTCCCAAATTCCAGCCATG CCTGTGCCGATGCCCAGGAAGAGATACACCGCCCAAGCAGACCAGCCTCCTGAAGTCCCCGCCAGGACCGCCGCACCGCCACAGAAGCAGAACCAGGCTTGCACCAGAACGATCTCTGCGCCCAGACCCACGGAGAGACACGCAGCCGCACAGTGGACCGGACAACAGGAGGAGGACCAGCCCAGAAACACCGACAGGACCCAGGACGTGAAGCCGTCAGTGGTCACCAACCTGATGAACCTGAGGAGGAAGTtccagaagaggaggagcatgTCACATACGTACGCTGAGATCAGTGCGGAGGCCGAGGGGCGGCAGGAGGGGCGGCTGGGCGGCCCGGAGGCAGGAGACGGAAATGGAAATGATGAGAATGAGTACCAGGAGATTTCAGGGGAGCAGATCATCAACCAGCCGCCGTTTTCCAACGCTGGCCCCGCTaagagactgactgacagtgGGTTACCTCAGGAGTACCAGCCACCTCCACCTTTTGCCCCCGGCTACTGA